A single genomic interval of Adhaeribacter pallidiroseus harbors:
- a CDS encoding SPW repeat domain-containing protein, which yields MRIIPTRIHGILDYLVGIILIASPWVFDFDNGGAETWVPVIVGVMVLLQTIMTNFEVGIIRKIPMVSHLRMDLFIGLFLAASPWIFNFDEVVWEPHVIFGLFSILASIMTRTVPATVANVNRSSIINDLNNNRS from the coding sequence AAGAATCCACGGGATTTTAGATTATCTGGTGGGAATTATACTAATAGCCTCGCCATGGGTATTTGACTTTGATAACGGCGGAGCCGAAACTTGGGTACCAGTAATCGTAGGTGTTATGGTATTGTTACAAACCATTATGACCAATTTTGAAGTAGGTATTATCCGGAAAATTCCGATGGTAAGCCATTTACGCATGGATTTATTTATCGGATTATTTTTAGCTGCCTCGCCCTGGATTTTTAATTTCGATGAAGTAGTGTGGGAGCCGCATGTTATTTTTGGATTATTCTCTATTCTGGCTTCCATCATGACGCGGACCGTACCGGCTACGGTTGCCAATGTCAACCGTAGCAGCATTATTAACGATTTAAATAATAACCGTAGTTAA
- a CDS encoding ABC-F family ATP-binding cassette domain-containing protein, which yields MNYLSAENISKTFADRWLFRELNFGISKGQRLALVGVNGSGKTTLLNVLAGKLPPDSGSVSLRKEVKVGYLGQQPEFNENLTVQQTLFSGQNEVIETISQYEHILLQENANPDELQRLMERMEELNAWDYETKVKQILSKFGINDLEKEIRHLSGGQKKRVAMARVLIDEPDLLIMDEPTNHLDLDTIEWLENVLSSPQQTILMVTHDRYFLDKVANEIVELDQGKLFSYKGNYAYFIEKKAEREIQQDLEVEKARNLMRKELDWMRRQPKARGTKSKSRIDAFYDLKEKATSKVSQAQLELSVKTTRQGGKIIEVEKIAKAFGDKQIVHNFSYVFKKKDRIGIIGENGAGKTTFLNMLTGKLQPDSGEIDPGQTTVVGYYTQDELTFKDDQRVIDIVKEIAEVVEMANGEVITASQFLQHFMFPPAQQYTLVGKLSGGEKRRLQLLRVLIKNPNFLILDEPTNDLDIITLNILEDFLLQFGGCLLIVSHDRYFMDQLVEHLFVFEGEGKIRNFPGNYTDYREWLADQEKETGKPASKPNASTPTPVTVVPDLVQNLKRKATYSEKREYEQLEKEIQALENEKESIVARLNSGVADHKKLAEDAARLKQIEQILEQKSERWLELADMMD from the coding sequence ATGAATTACTTATCTGCCGAAAATATATCTAAAACGTTTGCCGACCGTTGGCTTTTCCGGGAATTAAATTTTGGGATTAGCAAAGGCCAGCGCCTGGCCCTGGTGGGCGTAAATGGATCGGGTAAAACCACTTTATTAAATGTACTGGCCGGGAAATTACCGCCTGATTCTGGCTCGGTGAGTCTCCGCAAAGAAGTAAAAGTAGGTTACTTGGGCCAACAACCAGAATTTAACGAAAACCTGACCGTGCAACAAACCTTGTTTTCGGGTCAGAACGAAGTTATTGAAACCATTAGCCAATACGAGCATATCTTATTACAGGAAAATGCCAATCCGGACGAATTGCAACGTTTAATGGAACGCATGGAAGAATTAAATGCCTGGGATTACGAGACTAAGGTGAAGCAAATACTGAGTAAATTTGGCATTAACGACCTGGAAAAAGAAATCCGGCATTTATCGGGTGGGCAGAAAAAGCGCGTAGCCATGGCCCGGGTCCTTATTGATGAGCCGGACTTGTTAATAATGGATGAGCCTACCAACCACCTGGACTTAGATACCATTGAATGGTTAGAAAACGTGCTTTCCTCGCCGCAGCAAACGATATTAATGGTAACCCACGACCGCTATTTTCTGGATAAAGTGGCCAACGAAATTGTGGAATTAGATCAAGGTAAACTTTTTTCTTACAAAGGCAATTACGCTTACTTTATCGAGAAAAAAGCCGAACGCGAAATACAGCAAGATCTGGAAGTAGAAAAAGCCCGCAACTTAATGCGCAAAGAACTAGATTGGATGCGCCGGCAACCCAAAGCCCGCGGCACTAAATCTAAATCGCGCATTGATGCTTTTTACGACTTAAAAGAAAAAGCGACCAGCAAAGTAAGCCAGGCCCAGTTAGAATTATCCGTAAAAACTACTCGCCAAGGCGGGAAAATTATTGAAGTAGAAAAAATCGCTAAAGCCTTCGGCGATAAGCAGATTGTACATAATTTCTCGTACGTTTTCAAGAAAAAAGACCGCATTGGTATTATTGGCGAAAATGGGGCGGGCAAAACTACTTTCCTGAATATGCTCACCGGTAAGTTACAGCCCGATTCCGGCGAAATTGATCCGGGGCAAACCACGGTAGTAGGGTACTACACCCAAGATGAACTTACTTTTAAAGACGACCAGCGGGTAATTGATATTGTGAAAGAAATTGCCGAAGTAGTAGAAATGGCGAACGGGGAAGTAATTACGGCTTCGCAATTTCTACAACACTTTATGTTTCCACCGGCTCAGCAATACACGTTGGTGGGTAAATTAAGCGGTGGCGAGAAAAGGCGCTTGCAACTGTTGCGGGTATTAATCAAAAATCCCAATTTTTTAATTTTGGATGAGCCTACCAACGATTTAGATATTATTACCCTGAATATTCTGGAGGATTTCTTGTTGCAATTTGGCGGCTGTTTGCTCATTGTGTCGCACGACCGGTATTTTATGGACCAGTTAGTAGAGCATTTATTTGTATTTGAAGGCGAAGGCAAAATCCGCAATTTTCCGGGCAACTACACGGATTATCGGGAGTGGCTGGCTGATCAGGAAAAAGAAACAGGTAAACCGGCCAGTAAACCAAATGCTTCCACTCCTACTCCGGTTACTGTAGTGCCGGATCTAGTCCAAAATTTAAAAAGAAAAGCGACTTACAGCGAAAAGCGGGAATACGAACAATTAGAAAAAGAAATCCAGGCTTTAGAAAATGAGAAAGAAAGTATTGTGGCCCGTCTGAACAGTGGTGTGGCTGATCATAAAAAGTTAGCAGAAGATGCGGCTCGTTTAAAGCAAATAGAGCAAATTCTAGAGCAAAAATCGGAACGCTGGCTGGAGCTGGCCGATATGATGGATTAA
- a CDS encoding YebC/PmpR family DNA-binding transcriptional regulator, whose amino-acid sequence MSGHSKWSTIKRKKGALDAKRSKIFTKIIKEISVAVRESGPEPDGNPRLRLAIQSAKAANMPKENMERAIKKGSGADEAHYTEITYEGYAPHGVAVYVECLTDNLNRTVASVRSAFSKHGGALGTNGSLDFLFDRKGVFVLKQAESTLDEEAFTFELIDAGAEEVVFEEEYITIYCAMEDFGALQKKVESLALEVETAELQRIPKTTVTLNDDALRKVLKLIDVLEDDDDVQKVYHNVELSQMQLANLEA is encoded by the coding sequence ATGTCAGGACATAGTAAATGGTCAACGATTAAGCGGAAGAAAGGAGCACTTGATGCGAAACGATCTAAAATTTTTACCAAAATAATCAAAGAAATATCGGTAGCCGTGCGCGAAAGCGGACCAGAACCCGATGGCAATCCGCGTTTGCGCTTAGCCATTCAAAGCGCCAAAGCGGCCAACATGCCCAAAGAAAACATGGAGCGAGCCATTAAGAAAGGCTCCGGTGCCGACGAGGCACACTACACCGAAATCACGTACGAGGGTTATGCCCCGCACGGGGTAGCCGTTTATGTAGAGTGCCTAACCGACAACTTAAACCGCACTGTAGCCAGTGTTCGGTCGGCGTTTAGTAAACACGGGGGCGCATTAGGCACAAATGGGTCGCTGGATTTTCTATTTGACCGGAAAGGTGTTTTTGTTTTAAAACAAGCCGAATCAACGTTAGACGAAGAAGCATTTACTTTTGAGTTGATTGATGCGGGCGCCGAAGAAGTAGTTTTTGAAGAAGAATACATTACTATTTACTGCGCCATGGAGGATTTTGGTGCTTTACAAAAGAAAGTGGAAAGTTTGGCGTTAGAAGTAGAAACTGCCGAGTTACAACGTATTCCGAAAACAACGGTAACCCTGAACGATGACGCCTTACGAAAAGTACTGAAATTAATTGATGTACTGGAAGACGATGACGACGTGCAAAAAGTGTATCATAATGTAGAATTAAGCCAAATGCAATTGGCTAATTTAGAAGCTTAA